CGTACTTATTTGGTCTGGTATTGATCCAAAAGATCAGTTTACTTGGTTCCTTGAAGTTGTGCCTGCAATAATCGGCGCTGTTATTTTAGCGTCAACCTACAATAGTTTTAGACTGACTTCACTACTGTATGGTTTCATTTTGGCGCATTGTATTGTCTTGATGATAGGTGGTCATTACACGTATGCCGAAGTCCCTTTTTTTGATGGTTTATTTGGTGCAGAAAGGAATAATTACGATAAAGTTGGGCATTTCTTCCAAGGTTTTGTACCTGCATTAATTGCCAGAGAATTATTGATACGAAAGAACGTGGTTAATGGTGATCGTTGGCGGGTACTGTTTATTATCTCGGTGAGTCTCGCGTTTAGTGCCTTCTATGAACTTATCGAATGGTGGGTGGCGTTAATGACAGGAGAGAATGCTGAAGCATTTTTAGGTACACAAGGCTATATCTGGGATACCCAATCTGATATGGGGCTTGCATTATTAGGGGCGATAGTCTCAGTTTTATTACTATCTAAGTTCCACGACCGACAGCTCAATGATATAGCAAAGCCTTAAATTTGATTATGTTTGTATAAAATCATGGATTTAAGGCTTTTATCTTATTTAAGTTGTTAGAAACTAGGCAGCATGTCTCTTGCAACAAGCTTGTTGTGGGCCGCTTCTAGGAGCAGTTGATTCGCTTTGGCAATATCGGGTGCAAAGTAGCGGTCTTTGTCGTAGAAATAGACACGTTCACGTAATTCTGCTTTAGCCTGTTCAATTAATGGGGATGATTTTAGCGGCGCTCTGAAATCAAGTCCTTGTGCCGCAGACAGCAGCTCAACCGCTAAGATACCACGGGTATTTTCAGCCATGTCTTTTAAACGGCGCCCAGCAAAGGTCGCCATAGATACATGATCTTCTTGGTTGGCTGAGGTTGGTAAGCTATCAACCGATGCTGGATGGGCTAATGACTTGTTCTCACTGGCTAACGCCGCTGCAGTTACCTGTGCGATCATAAAGCCAGAGTTAACGCCGCCATTATCTACGAGGAATGGCGGTAATTTACTTAAGCTGCTGTCAATTAATAGTGCCATGCGACGTTCCGATAAACTGCCTATCTCAGCAAGCGCAAGCGCAAGATTATCACTGGCCATCGCAATGGGTTCAGCGTGGAAGTTACCCGCCGAGATAATGTCGCCATCATCGGCAAACACTAACGGATTATCTGACACTGAATTGGCTTCGATTTCGAAAATTTCAGCTGAATTACGGATCTGCTGTAAACATGCGCCCATTACTTGTGGCTGACAACGGAGTGAGTAAGGGTCTTGGACTTTTTCACATGCCGTGTGAGAATTACCAATTTCACTGCTAAATTCAAGTATGTGACGATACATAGTTGCTGAGTCCATTTGTGACCGATGACCACGGACTCGGTGAACGCGTGGATCAAACGGGCGACGGCTACCAAGCGCAGCTTCCACTGTCATTGCGCCACATAAGGTTGCTGAAGCAAACAGATCTTCGGCAGCAAATAATCCTTCAAGGCCAAACGCAGTAGATGCTTGCGTGCCGTTTAACAAGGCTAACCCTTCTTTCGGCGCTAACGTGATCTTCTGCATGCCTGCAATCGTTAATGCTTCTTCTCCAGAAATGACGTTACCTTGATGGCGCGCTTCACCTTCACCCAGTAATACTGTACTCATGTGGGCAAGGGGGGCGAGGTCACCCGATGCCCCCACTGAACCTTTTTTCGGTACGCACGGGTAAACTTCGGCATTAACTAGTTGTATTAACGCTTCAATAACCGATAAACGAATGCCAGAAAAACCACGCGCGAG
This Moritella sp. 5 DNA region includes the following protein-coding sequences:
- a CDS encoding DUF2238 domain-containing protein, which produces MKYFWVLTFAVVLIWSGIDPKDQFTWFLEVVPAIIGAVILASTYNSFRLTSLLYGFILAHCIVLMIGGHYTYAEVPFFDGLFGAERNNYDKVGHFFQGFVPALIARELLIRKNVVNGDRWRVLFIISVSLAFSAFYELIEWWVALMTGENAEAFLGTQGYIWDTQSDMGLALLGAIVSVLLLSKFHDRQLNDIAKP
- the hutH gene encoding histidine ammonia-lyase; amino-acid sequence: MYQLTIKPGQLTLAQLRQISRAPVQVSLDPRCYDDIHASTEIVNNVIAENRVAYGINTGFGLLANTRIAPEDLETLQRSIVLSHAAGIGEFMNDETVRLMMVLKINSLARGFSGIRLSVIEALIQLVNAEVYPCVPKKGSVGASGDLAPLAHMSTVLLGEGEARHQGNVISGEEALTIAGMQKITLAPKEGLALLNGTQASTAFGLEGLFAAEDLFASATLCGAMTVEAALGSRRPFDPRVHRVRGHRSQMDSATMYRHILEFSSEIGNSHTACEKVQDPYSLRCQPQVMGACLQQIRNSAEIFEIEANSVSDNPLVFADDGDIISAGNFHAEPIAMASDNLALALAEIGSLSERRMALLIDSSLSKLPPFLVDNGGVNSGFMIAQVTAAALASENKSLAHPASVDSLPTSANQEDHVSMATFAGRRLKDMAENTRGILAVELLSAAQGLDFRAPLKSSPLIEQAKAELRERVYFYDKDRYFAPDIAKANQLLLEAAHNKLVARDMLPSF